The Iamia sp. SCSIO 61187 genomic sequence CGTCGCCGGTGCCCCGATCCGTCGCCATCCTCGGTTCTGTTCGCGCCAGGCGACACGGCTGGCCGAGAGCGGTGTCAGAACGGCGATGGCCGCCTCGACCGCCGTTCTGTTCGCGCCAGGCGACATCGGTGTCCGGCAGCGGTGTCAGAACGGTGCCGGCGGCCACGACACCGACCGCCGAGCAGAACACCGACACGCCGCCCTCCGCGGCGACGACGTCTGGGGCCCGCCCGTCTAGCCCCGACCCACACGGATGGTGCCAGGCACCTTCCGTGTGCCGCAGGTCCACACGGATGGTGCCAGGCACCTTGCGTGGTCCCCGCCACCGCCCGGAGGTCGGCTCGGCACGCGTCGGGGCGGCGGGTCCACCCTCACTGTCACACGTCCTCCGACCCCACCCGCCGCCCTGAGGGCGACGGTGGAGGGTGCGCCTGCGGCGTCGGGGTCCACCGTCACTGTCACACCCCCTGCGTACTGTCGTTCCCATGCGGGTCCTCCACACCTCCGACTGGCACCTCGGGCGCCTGTTCCACGGTGCCCCGCTGCTGTCCGAGCAGGAGTGCGCCCTCGCCCGGGTCGTGGCCATCGCCGGCGACGCCGACGTGGACGCCGTGGTGGTGGCGGGCGACCTCTACGACCGGGCCATCCCCCCGGCCGACGCCGTCGACCTGCTGGCCGAGGCCCTGCGCGAGCTGCGGGGACTGGGCGTCCCGGTCGTCGCCATCACCGGCAACCACGACTCCCCCAACCGGGTCGGCGCCCTCGACCCCCTGCTGCGGGCCGGCGGCGTCACCCTGCGCGGCCGGCTCGACGTCGACGCCCCCGTCGTCGTCCCGGCCACCGACGGCGGCTCCGACCTGGTGATCCACCCGGTGCCGTACCAGGAGCCGCTCGCCGCCCCGCTGGTCGAGCGCACGGGGGAGCGGGCCCGCCGCCCCACCCAGCACGAGGTGCTGGCCCGCGCCCTCGACGCCACCCGGGCCGAGGTGGCGGGCCGGGGCGACGTCCGTTCCGTCGTCGTGGCCCACGCCTTCGTGGCCGGCGCGGCGCCGTCCGACAGCGAGCGCGAGCTCAGCGTGGGCGGCGTCGACCGGGTGCCGACCTCGGCCTTCGACGGCTTCACCTACGCCGCCCTCGGCCACCTCCACCGCCCCCAGGAGGTCGGCCCCCGCGCCGCCTACTCCGGCTCGCTGCTGCCCTACTCCTTCTCGGAGACGGCCCGGGCGTCGGTGCGGGTCGTCGAGCTGGCGCCCGACGGGTCGGTCGAGGCCGAGGTGGTCGAGCTCGGGTGCGAGCGCACCGTCGCCACCCTCGAGGGGCGGCTCGACAGCCTCCTGGCCGACCCCGCCCACCGGGCCGCCGAGCAGGCGTGGGTGCGCGTCCGGCTGCACGACGAGGTGCTGCCCCGCCACGCCATGGAGCGCCTGCGCGACCGCTTCCCCCACACCCTGGTGCTCGAGCACGTCCGCCCGGCGACCGCCTCCACCGCGGCCGACCCCCGCCGCCGGAGCACGCCGGTGACCGACCTCGACCTGGCCCACGCCTTCGTGGCCGAGCGGTTCGGTCGCCCGGTCGACGCCACCGAGGACACCCTGCTCCGGGCCGCCTTCGACGCCGTCACGGCCGCCGGGCGCGAGGACGAGCTGCGCGTCGCTGCCACCGTGGCCACGGCCGATCGCGGGCACGACGAGCACGGCCAGCACGACGACGGTTCGTCGGCCCGGGACGGGGCGGTGGCATGAGACCGCTCCTCCTCGAGGTCGAGGCCTTCGGGCCCTACGCCACCCGCCAGGTGGTCGACTTCGACGCGCTGGGCGACGAGGGCCTGTTCCTCATCTGGGGGCCGACCGGCGCCGGCAAGAGCTTCCTCCTCGACGCACTCTGCTTCGCCCTCTACGGCAAGACGGCCGGCGACCGGCCGTTGTCCCGACTCCACTCCGACCACGCCCGCGGCGCCGTGCCCCGGGTCGAGCTGCGGTTCCGCCTCGGGGCCGACGAGTGGACGGTGCGCCGCGAGGCGCCCCGCTGGCGCACCAAGCGCGACGGCACCGCCGCCCAGCACTCGGCCAAGGCCGTCCTCGAGCGCCGGGTGCCCGGCGGGGTCGACGTGGTGGCCACCAAGGTCACCGACGTCGACCGGATCCTCACCGAGCGGCTGGGGCTCGACGTCGACGAGTTCCGCCGGGTGGTCCTGCTGCCCCAGGGCCGGTTCGAGCAGGTGCTCCGGGCCAGCTCCGCCGACCGGGAGGCGCTGCTCGCCAGCATCTTCGGCACCCACCGGTTCGAGGACGTGGCCCGCCACCTCGACCTGGCCGCCCGCGAGGAGGCCCGGGCCATCGACCAGGCCGAGCACGAGCAGCGGGCCCGACGGCAGGCCGTCGCCGCGACCTGCGCCCGCCTCACGGCCGACCTCGAGCCGTACCGCCCCGCCCTCGCCGCCGTGGTCGACCTCGGGGCCCTCGCCGGTGCGGCGCTCGACGAGGGCGGTGAGGCCGACGGTCAGCCGGCCCTCGACCAGGTTGCCGCCGCCCTCGCCACCGCCACGACCACGCTGCGCTCCGAGGTCGGCACCGCCGAGGCCGCCGCCGACACCGCCCGGGCCGAGGCCGACCGGGCCGAGGGCACGGCCGAGCGGTGGGACGAGCGGGCCCGGCTGCGCCAGCGGGAAGCCGAGCTGGCCGCCGCCGCCGACGAGGTCGAGCGGGCTCGGACCGAGCTGGCGACGGCCGAGCGGGCCCTGCGGGTCGCCCCCACCTTCGCCGCCGCCCACCGGGCCCACCGGGCGGTGCGCGACGCCGTCGACCACCACCGGGTGGCGGCCGAGGAGGCCGCGGCCGCCTGGGCGGCCAGCCCCGTGACCCTCGGCGGCGCCCTGCACGGCCCCGCCCTCGACGGCGCCGCCCTCACCGCCATCGACGACGCCTGGCTCACCGCCGCGGCCACGGCGATCGTCCGGCGCACCACCGAGGTCGAGGCCGCGGCCGAGGCTGCCGTCCGGGCCCAGGAGGGCCGGGAGCAGGCGGCCGCGGCCCAGCGCCGGGCCGAGCAGGCCGCGGCGTCGGCCGAGGGCTGGACCCGCAAGGCCGAGGCCGCCGGTCGGGACCGGGAGGCCCGGGTGGCCGAGCTGGCCGCCGCCCGGGCCGCGGTCGAGCGGGCCGACGCTCTGGTGGCCGACGTCGAGCGGCTGGCGGCGTGGTCGGCGGCCGCCCGACGCCTGCCCGCCGCCGAGGCCGAGGTTCGCCGGGCCGAGGAGGCCCGGCTGGAGGTGGTCGAGGCCGAGGCCCGGGCCCGGGCCACCTACGCCGAGCAGCTCCGCCGTCACCTCGACGGCACCGCCGGTGAGCTGGCCGCCTCCCTGGAGCCCGGTGCCCCGTGCCCCGTCTGCGGCGGCGCCGAGCACCCGGCCCCCGCCCCCCGCCAGCCCGGGGCCCCGACCCGGGCCGAGGTCGACGCGGCCGAGGCCGCCGCCGAGACGGCGGCGCGCCGCCGGGTCGCGGCCGCCGCCGCCGTCGAGGAGGCGCGAGCGGCCCGGGCCGACGTGCGGGCCGAGGCGGGGGAGGCCGCCGACCGCCCCGACGAGGTCGCCGCCGCCCTCGAGGCGGCCCGGTCGGGCCTGGCTGAGGCCCGGGCCTGCGCGGCCGAGGCCGACGGCCTCGAGCGGAAGGTCGCCACCGCCGCCACCGCGGTCGACGAGTGCCGCCGCCTCGCCGACGCCGACACCGCCCGGGCGGCCGAGTGCCGCGAGGCCGTCGCCGTCCACGTCGCCCAGGTGCGCCGGGCCGAGGAGCTGGCCGAGGGCGTGCTCGGCGTCGGCGCCGGGCGCGACGTGGCCGAGCGGGCCTCGGCCGCCCTCGCCCGCCTCCACGACGCCTTCGCCGACCTGGCCCAGACGCGGGGCCAGGCCGCGTCGGCGACCTCGGTGGCCGAGAGCGCGGTCGAGACCCTGGCGGCCGCCCTCGACGAGGCCGGCTTCGTCGATGCCGCCGCCGCCACGGCCGCCGGCCGCGACGACGTCACCCGCCGACGCCTCCGGGCCACCATCGACGGGTGGGAGTCCGAGCGCCAGGCCGTGGCCGCCGCCCTGGACCACGCCGCCCGGTCGGACCTGCCCGACGAGCGCCCCGACCCGGACCCGGCCCGGGCCGCGGCGATCGAGGCCACCGCGACCCACCGATCCCTGGTCGAGGCGTGCGCCCGGGTGGGGGCGGCGGCCGACGCCGTGGCCGACGCGGTCGACGCCCACCGCGAGGAGGCCGCCCACCTGGCGGTGGCCGTGGCCGAGCACGAGGTCCGGCGCCGGCTGGCCGAGGTCTGCGCCGGCCGGGGCCCCGATCGCATCTCCCTCCAGCGGTGGGTCCTGGCCGCCCACTTCGAGACCATCTGCGAGCGGGCCAACGACCGCCTGGCGGTGATGACCGCCGGGCGCTACTCGCTGCGGGTCCACACCGAGTCGAGCCGGGGGGCCCGGGCCGGCCTCGACCTCCGGGTGCTCGACGCCCACAGCGGCGAGGAGCGCGAGGTCACCACCCTCTCCGGGGGCGAGACGTTCCAGGCGTCGCTCGCCCTGGCCCTCGGCGTGGCCGACGTGGTGGGGGAGCGCACCGGGGGCGTGGACCTCGGCGTGCTGTTCGTCGACGAGGGCTTCGGCACGCTCGACGCCGACGCCCTGCACCTGGCCCTCGACGAGCTCGACCGGCTCCGGGCCGGCGGGCGGATGGTCGGCGTCATCAGCCACGTGCCCGGCCTCCGCGAGCGGATCGGCTCGGGCATCGAGGTCCGTCCCGCCCGGGCCGGCTCCGAGGTCCTGGTCGGCTCGGTCCCCGGCGCCTGACCGCACACCCTCCCGTACGGGGGCGATCCCGGGTGCCCTTGCACCCGGATCCGTCCCCAGGACGCAAGGTGGGGTCAGGCGGGGTCGAGGCGGGCGACGACGCCGTCGAGGGACAGCACGTAGACCTCGCCGGCGGCATCGGTGTCGACCGACACGACGGTGGCGGCGGCGTCGTCGAGGACGGCCGTCTCGGCGACGGTGTCGCCGTCGAGGCGGATGGCCGACAGCCCCGGCTTGCAGAAGTCACCGAACAGGTAGGCCCCGGCGAGGTCGGGGATTGCTTCGCCCCGGTAGAGGGCGCCCCCGGACACCGAGCACCACCCGTCGGCGTGCGCCATCTCGAAGACCGGTCCGACCAGCGGCCCGTCGGCCAGCCGGCGGTCGGGGAACTTCTCGTCGGAGCCCTCGAACCGGCTCCAGCCCAGGTTGGCACCGAGGATGGCGCCGGCGGGCAGCCGGTCGATCTCCTCCAGGGCGTTCTGGCCCACGTCCGCGATCCAGAGGTCGCCGGTCGCGCGGTCGAACCGCATGCGCCACGGGTTGCGCAGGCCGAGGAGGGCGATCTCGGGCCGGCCCCCGCCGTCGGAGGCATAGGGGTTGTCGGCGGGGATGCCGTAGGGCCGGTCCCCTTCAGGGCTGCTCGGGTCGATGCGCAGGACCTTGCCCAGCAGGTCGTCGGGGTCCTGGGCTCGCAGGTCGGGGTCGTCGCCCGAGCCGCCGTCGCCCAGACCGATCCACAGCAGCCCGTCCTCGTCGACCAGCAGCTCACCGCCGTTGTGGTTGGCGTAGGGCTGGTCGACGGTCAGGAGGTCGACCCGCGAACCGGGGTCGGCGACGGCGCCGTCCATGGTGAAGGCGGCGATGCGGGTCTCGCCGTCGGTCCCGCTGTGGTGGACGTAGAGCGTGGCCCCGTCGGGGGCGAAGGCCAGCCCCAGCAGCCCCTGCTCGCCCCCGGAGCGGGTGACCGAGGTGAGGTCGAGGGCCGTGGTCACCTCGGCGTCGGGCGCGGTGGACGGGTCGACGGTCACGACCCGGCCCCCCTGCTCGGCGACGTACAGCAGGTCGGAGCCCGGGCGGGGCACGAGCTTGGTCGGCTGATCGAGCTCGACGATCGGGGTCAGGACGACCGCGACCTCGCCCAGGAGCCCGGGTGCGGCCTCGCCGGTCGTGGTCGAGGGCCCGGTCGTCGCCGGGGTGGTGGTGGAGTCCTCCGTCGGCGGGGTCGTCGGCGCCCGGCCCTCGACCTCGGCGCCCCGCTCGGGCGGCTCGGTCTGCTCGTCGTCGCCGCACGCCCCGAGGGCGAGCACCAGCAGCGCCGCCCCCAGGAGGGCGCACGCCCGGCGGCCGGTCACCGGGCCGCAGGCTCCAGCGGGCGGATCAGCCCCTCCTGCACGACCGAGGCGACGAGGGCGCCGGCCCGGTCGAAGAACAGGCCCCGGGCGATGCCCCGCCCGCCCGAGGCCGAGGGCGTGTCCTGGGCGTAGAGGAGCCACTCGTCGGCCCGGAACGGCCGGTGGAACCACATGGCGTGGTCGAGGCTGGCCATCATCACGTCGTTCTCCACGAACGAGCGACCGTGGGGGAACAGGGTGGTGTCGAGCAGGGTCATGTCCGACGCGTAGGTCACCACGCAGGTGTGGAGCACGGGGTCGTCGGGGAGCGTCCCGTCGGCCCGCATCCACACCCGGTTGTGGGGCGGCAGCGGCTCCCGGCGGGCCGAGGGCACGCCGTCGACGTAGCGCATGTCGATGGGGCGGGGCCGCTCCAGCCACGCCCGGCCCTGCTCGCTCCGGCCCATGATCGGCGCCCACCGGGTGGTGAAGTCGGGGAGCGACTCGGGGTCGGGCACGTCGCTCGGCATGGGCGCACCGTGGTCGTAGCCCTCCTCGGCCACGTGGAACGACGCCGACAGGTTGAAGATGGGCTTGCCGTGCTGGATGGCCACGACTCGCCGGGTGGTGAACGACCGGCCGTCCCGGATCCGGTCGACCTCGTAGAGGATCGGCACCGTCGGGTCGCCGGGGCGGAGGAAGTAGGCGTGGAGCGAGTGGACGTGGCGGTCGGCCCCGACGGTCCGGGCCGCGGCCACCAGGGCCTGGCCCGCGACCTGCCCACCGAACACCCGCTGCAGGTCGACGTCGGGGCTCGTGCCCCGGAACAGGTTGACCTCGATGGGCTCCAGGTCGAGCACCGCCACCAGGTCGTCGACCGCCTCCTG encodes the following:
- a CDS encoding exonuclease SbcCD subunit D — its product is MRVLHTSDWHLGRLFHGAPLLSEQECALARVVAIAGDADVDAVVVAGDLYDRAIPPADAVDLLAEALRELRGLGVPVVAITGNHDSPNRVGALDPLLRAGGVTLRGRLDVDAPVVVPATDGGSDLVIHPVPYQEPLAAPLVERTGERARRPTQHEVLARALDATRAEVAGRGDVRSVVVAHAFVAGAAPSDSERELSVGGVDRVPTSAFDGFTYAALGHLHRPQEVGPRAAYSGSLLPYSFSETARASVRVVELAPDGSVEAEVVELGCERTVATLEGRLDSLLADPAHRAAEQAWVRVRLHDEVLPRHAMERLRDRFPHTLVLEHVRPATASTAADPRRRSTPVTDLDLAHAFVAERFGRPVDATEDTLLRAAFDAVTAAGREDELRVAATVATADRGHDEHGQHDDGSSARDGAVA
- a CDS encoding AAA family ATPase — translated: MRPLLLEVEAFGPYATRQVVDFDALGDEGLFLIWGPTGAGKSFLLDALCFALYGKTAGDRPLSRLHSDHARGAVPRVELRFRLGADEWTVRREAPRWRTKRDGTAAQHSAKAVLERRVPGGVDVVATKVTDVDRILTERLGLDVDEFRRVVLLPQGRFEQVLRASSADREALLASIFGTHRFEDVARHLDLAAREEARAIDQAEHEQRARRQAVAATCARLTADLEPYRPALAAVVDLGALAGAALDEGGEADGQPALDQVAAALATATTTLRSEVGTAEAAADTARAEADRAEGTAERWDERARLRQREAELAAAADEVERARTELATAERALRVAPTFAAAHRAHRAVRDAVDHHRVAAEEAAAAWAASPVTLGGALHGPALDGAALTAIDDAWLTAAATAIVRRTTEVEAAAEAAVRAQEGREQAAAAQRRAEQAAASAEGWTRKAEAAGRDREARVAELAAARAAVERADALVADVERLAAWSAAARRLPAAEAEVRRAEEARLEVVEAEARARATYAEQLRRHLDGTAGELAASLEPGAPCPVCGGAEHPAPAPRQPGAPTRAEVDAAEAAAETAARRRVAAAAAVEEARAARADVRAEAGEAADRPDEVAAALEAARSGLAEARACAAEADGLERKVATAATAVDECRRLADADTARAAECREAVAVHVAQVRRAEELAEGVLGVGAGRDVAERASAALARLHDAFADLAQTRGQAASATSVAESAVETLAAALDEAGFVDAAAATAAGRDDVTRRRLRATIDGWESERQAVAAALDHAARSDLPDERPDPDPARAAAIEATATHRSLVEACARVGAAADAVADAVDAHREEAAHLAVAVAEHEVRRRLAEVCAGRGPDRISLQRWVLAAHFETICERANDRLAVMTAGRYSLRVHTESSRGARAGLDLRVLDAHSGEEREVTTLSGGETFQASLALALGVADVVGERTGGVDLGVLFVDEGFGTLDADALHLALDELDRLRAGGRMVGVISHVPGLRERIGSGIEVRPARAGSEVLVGSVPGA
- a CDS encoding sorbosone dehydrogenase family protein, which encodes MTGRRACALLGAALLVLALGACGDDEQTEPPERGAEVEGRAPTTPPTEDSTTTPATTGPSTTTGEAAPGLLGEVAVVLTPIVELDQPTKLVPRPGSDLLYVAEQGGRVVTVDPSTAPDAEVTTALDLTSVTRSGGEQGLLGLAFAPDGATLYVHHSGTDGETRIAAFTMDGAVADPGSRVDLLTVDQPYANHNGGELLVDEDGLLWIGLGDGGSGDDPDLRAQDPDDLLGKVLRIDPSSPEGDRPYGIPADNPYASDGGGRPEIALLGLRNPWRMRFDRATGDLWIADVGQNALEEIDRLPAGAILGANLGWSRFEGSDEKFPDRRLADGPLVGPVFEMAHADGWCSVSGGALYRGEAIPDLAGAYLFGDFCKPGLSAIRLDGDTVAETAVLDDAAATVVSVDTDAAGEVYVLSLDGVVARLDPA
- the tesB gene encoding acyl-CoA thioesterase II, which encodes MIDAVQQEAVDDLVAVLDLEPIEVNLFRGTSPDVDLQRVFGGQVAGQALVAAARTVGADRHVHSLHAYFLRPGDPTVPILYEVDRIRDGRSFTTRRVVAIQHGKPIFNLSASFHVAEEGYDHGAPMPSDVPDPESLPDFTTRWAPIMGRSEQGRAWLERPRPIDMRYVDGVPSARREPLPPHNRVWMRADGTLPDDPVLHTCVVTYASDMTLLDTTLFPHGRSFVENDVMMASLDHAMWFHRPFRADEWLLYAQDTPSASGGRGIARGLFFDRAGALVASVVQEGLIRPLEPAAR